A region from the Silene latifolia isolate original U9 population chromosome 7, ASM4854445v1, whole genome shotgun sequence genome encodes:
- the LOC141592763 gene encoding uncharacterized protein LOC141592763 — protein MNKKKIFKLAKGFRGRAKNCIRIARERVEKALQYSYRDRRTKKRDMRSLWIERINAGTRQHGVNYGNFMHGLLKENIQLNRKVLSELAMHEPYSFKALVDVSHKAFPGNKKIEPQKVGLATVL, from the exons ATGAACAAGAAGAAGATATTCAAATTAGCAAAAGGGTTTAGAGGAAGAGCCAAGAACTGTATACGAATTGCTAGAGAACGTGTTGAGAAAGCTCTTCAGTATTCTTATCGTGACCGCCGTACTAAGAAGCGTGATATGCGTTCTCTTTGGATCGAACGTATCAATGCCGGAACCCGCCAACACGGC GTGAATTATGGTAACTTCATGCATGGGTTGCTGAAAGAGAACATCCAATTGAACAGAAAGGTGCTGTCAGAGCTCGCCATGCACGAACCCTACAGCTTTAAGGCTTTGGTGGATGTATCACACAAAGCCTTCCCAGGAAACAAGAAAATCGAACCCCAAAAGGTCGGCCTTGCCACTGTCCTGTGA